The following DNA comes from Oreochromis niloticus isolate F11D_XX linkage group LG23, O_niloticus_UMD_NMBU, whole genome shotgun sequence.
AACCAGGAGTGTTGGCGTGGAGACAAAGACAAGCTGAAGACACCAGAGACGGATGTGGGACACGGGAAAGAACTGATCATAGCAGACGTTTTCACAGCCAGGCTGAGGGAAAACAAACCCACCATGATCGTCACAATTATGACAACATCAGTGTTTAGTTAATCTCTTTGCCTGGTCCACTGAAATCAAAGGTCAGCTACTGAGTGAAAAGTAGGTGGAAGCTGCTAATAATTATCACACTCTGTGTCATCTTATACGTCTTGTCCATACGTTTGTACCTTTGTACCTGTGGACAGTTTACGCTAAAAGGCCAAGATCGTTCTGCTTTGAGATAGTCTTTGTGTAACTAAACTCACcagtagggctgctcaattaatcgaattttaatctagattacaatctgggctttcaacgatcattaaaaatgactgagccgattattagcacctccctcgtgctttactctcgcgctgctccgtgtggcaaatcgagcgcacctctctgcatttcgaataggggtgggttttaataatcgattcatcgattaaaatcgattctggcttggataacatgaaatcgattcattaaaatcctgaatcgattttttaatataaatttattttgcccgaaacgccagaatctcaggtgaaacctcacaaaatttcaacaaccaccaaacagctaagacagtaaatgagagcaggtacacggattctgcacaaggacgtaaacacacagcgcggacctGCGGATCAGAaacagtgagatgtcgcctttctcacccgacgggtGCTGCCGCTTTAAgcggctgcgcgcgctcccgcagacggcaatcactttctggcagacaatcactttttggcacaacaactgcacggacacggtcggagctgaaagccgacagctcgctgattctgatgtttcggcgggtccgcgctttgtgttcacgccctttttgcgctgattctaaagctgttagttttatctctctccaaacaatattgactgaaccagcagcaaaagaagatccaaactacgcttcacataaacatcgtcatgaaatcactctgacttttactgttttgcttccaccgcgataaaaatcacacttcatgcacagctctctctctctctctctctctctgtacttcaagaacagtttcccgtctaaaaatctgttttctgcattattcgcttgcttgttacgcacaagtctaccgttgtttacagcgctgtcggccgctgttttttttttttttttttcgttttacatacttccgaaaagaaaacctaatttctgccgttcaattttgaacaaatttaaactttttaaaattatgcaaaatgcaaaacgcttagccgtgtctctaataaaaccgctgtaacgtcagaggtaacgttcatatgttgattaatggttttctttcgtttttgatgtactgcagaatatttttataaaatcccaggccaggaaaaccaccttcatgtttttctgtgttttatcttcagctactttgacacaaaggcatctgatgtgacgctcacacctttgataaagtcttgcgtgtgtcagcttcctttttataaatacaaaaatatttaaatgtactgatctgaattataatatttctgactgtcaaaatttcccagattcaaatcgaatttaattgaatcgaatcgaattgaatcgaatcgtggatcgaatagattcgggaccttgtgaatcggaaacgaatcgattctagaaatcagtgacgatacccagccctagtttCGAAcacgtcacaacaattaagaggacccgagggaagctcggaaagctcggaaagctaagcagaagttatttggagaggagaggataatggctgctgaagaaagaatgccgttggttgaaaagagagataaaacgacttcagtggtgtggaaacattatgggttcgcggagtcagacgtggatcaaatattgtgcagtattttgaagttcactaaacatagatgtttacatttttcatttattttgtatattgcaaacatttccactgtaatcagtatttgcacactattctatattattttttgacaatctttaaagccattattcaatacattgttattgttaaataaatatcgtcaaataatcgagatctcaatttcagtgaaaataatcgtgattatcatttttgccataatcgagcagccctactcACCAGCGACTTTGTTAGTTACACCTCACAAGTACTGGGATGAACCtgtttttgccttcagaactgttCTTCGTGGCACCAATTCAACAAAGAGCTGGAAACACTCCTCTGATACTGCGGTCCATGCCATCACTCAGCTGTCATTTAAACTTGTCACAGAGTCTCCGTTTCCTGTTCTAGCCGACAGGAGTGGTGCCCGACACAATAAAagcacaataaaaatattaagtgGTGATAGTGACTACTTTTTAGATTATTAATACTTTATGTAGTATAAAACTTTACAGTATAACTTTGAAGTCAGTTCTTAGACATACAGGAAACCAGTGGAGAGAAGCAATCTGTTAAAACCAGTGAGAAGAGTAGATTCTGTATTCTTTGCAAACTGGGGGTGAGAGAATGATTCTTTGAGCTGCAGAATTCAAGCTCAGACAATAAAACCCAAATCTTATTTTAACAAATAAGTGTCATTATGACTTACATCCCATGTGTGGATCAGATGTAAAAATGGACACTTCCTACCTGCAATGTATTGCAGGTGAAGTCAGACTGCTCGTCCCCCCAGACGCTCTCCGCGGCAACAACCAGCACCATGACCCGGAAAATAAAAAGCACAGAGAGCCAGATTTTACCCAGGCTGGTGGCATGACGGTTCGCCCCGACCAACTGAGTGTACAGAGCGGGCCAAGACATCCTGGGGGAAAGGACAGTGACAAGGGAATGGGAATGCTTGCACTACAGAACAGGGATTCATCAGCGCACTCTTTTGCATTTCTTGTCATTACATGGCCGTGTTTATCTGCTTCTTTTACAGCATCTACACGTCTGACACATGGACACCGATTTCAGACATTTACGAGGAAGTCAGTGGCAAATGATGAAAGCAGAGACCGGTACTGAACAAAAGACGAGTTTGAAAGAGGACGGGATGAAAAGGAATGAaagtgagaggaggaggggagaaGGTCCACTGCCAGCATTCATGTGAACTGATGAACCTCTCTGCCCACTGTGGACTGTACTGAACCGAGCCCACTCATCTAAAAGcacactgaaacacactgtACAAGCACACTGCTGCGGTTCTCACTGAGCTTCACCGTTCACACTCGGTCACTGATTGGTTcattcatatattttagatgaTGTGTACTTGCACTAAAAGAACCTGGGATATATTTCACATGACATGCTTATTAAGAGGTTTGTTTCTAGCTGGAGATGTTTTGTCGTgaagtaaaaacagaaattcTGATAAAAACCTGAAGCGACTTTTACCACAATAAATTAAGATTAacctttgttttgcttttgttgtcGTTTTCTTACCTTGTGTCTTCAGTGTCAGGATGTTTCCGGGAAAGTATTCCACATGATCCTTTTCagtatgaaacacacacacacacacacacacacacacacacacacacacacacacacagcctgttgttgcatcagtcacatttaaaagaaaatctcagTCTAAGaaactgaataaaacacaaacctGCAGCTCCTGCTTCCTTTGCATGAAATCAAAGATGCACCTCTCAGTGTGAAGTGAGCCAGGATGATGTCTGATAACTTCCTATgatgactttcaaaataaaacaacacagcGCAGATTGTGCATTTTTGGAGGAAGAGCCAACAGAGAGGAGAAATACAACATTTTTAGCAGCAAGAAAAACTCTGGATTGTGACAAGAAGCACTCTGAGAGTTTTGCTATTTGCTCTGTTAAAACCCATTTTAAAAGGCTTGACAtaattttgattatttttatgtGGATATAGCACATTAATTTCATGACTTAGTAAAATCTGTTTTATTGTTTAGGAATCAACATCAAATTTAAAACGTTTTTGATCACAACCTTATTTTGTTTTCCCCAAAAAAATCCTTATTTAGGAACATTGTGCAAGGATATTCATATTGTTACATATTTAACTGGTTATAGCCTGTTATTGTAATGTACATAACAAAGTCCTAATGAAATAAATGTTGGTAAAAACAGCTGATTTTTAAGCATGATTTTAAGGATAAAAggcattttattaaattttgaTCTTATCTGACCTCAAGAAGAGGTCAGAGATCCAAAGAAGTGTGATAGCTGGAATCCCCATACATCACTCCCTATAAGTCAATATACATACAATACAAACAAGAGCAGTAggaaacatagttttaaatagCCTTGTCTAGAATTATTATTACTTTGACCTTCCGATCAAGCTACTGATCTTGAAGCAGAGGTCAGAGgccaaatgtatttttattcagTGCTTTCTGTGTAATACACACCAAAACTTGTAAGATTCATATTTTCAGGTTATAAGGTTTTTGTCCATTTTCCACCAGTAAACCATTAAGTTGACCTTGATGTCCTCGGTGGATGTAAATCAACTTATAATGGACTGTTAACATGACCTCACTCTACATCGCTACAAAGTTTTATCAAATTTTATTCAGGAATATAAACTCAAAGTAGTAATGAGATGAAATGCCAATTATTGATCAAACTAATAAGGACAGGGCAGGCAATTACTAAAGAGGGAAAACAGACAACCTGGGCAGGAAGTAAAAGAACAAAGGGAATGCAAGAAAGGTTTGTTTCCATTAAAGTTTCATAGAAATTTTCCACTTTTTACTGTTTCACAGGCTGGTTAGTGCTCTTTGGAAAAGAGCTCAATTTCATGTGCAAGATGAGTGGGACGAGTCACTTTTCTTTGACATACTGGATTTTCCCAACTAAATAAACTTGGTTTGGATGACCATCCACTGCACCTCCTCTGCAGTGTGGAAGTCCGAGAGCAGAAAGAAGCAAAGCTGCGCTGGGGTTTAATGTGTGTGCGCGATCTGTCTGTGGCTGCAAGCTGAAACAGGTAGAGTCAGATGATTTTTAAGGTCCAAACCTGGACTTGGCAGCAGTCACCCTGCAGGACAGAGCAGCTCTGTGTGTTGCTGATGGCTGTGACCGATGAGCCTTTCCCACTGTTTGTCAACATGTGGGAGGATAAAGCACAACTTCCTCAGTTTACAATAAGGACGCTCAGAAATGAAGACTATTGAGGAAGCTCTAACTTGTTCTGCATTCTGTGCTGCAGTTTGAGTGGCGAGGTACGGATATAaacttttaaacaaatattttgcaAACGAAAAGGTGCCAGCGTGTTAAAAGCTGACGAATGAAGCAGAAGCGTCTCCGTGCAGAATTGCAGACATCCTGGCTGGACTCTCATGTGCATAACTACACGTAACATGACCCAGCATGATGAGGAGACAAGAGCTGAGACAGAGAGGGCATCAGTGATCGTAATGGAGTCATTAGGGAAATAACAGCAGCACTTATTCTTGATGCATATCAATGAATGAGTATCAGTGTCAGGGCCCGACTCAAAGAGCCACTGTTTGATCTTTCAGTCAGCACAGGGTGAAAACAGAGGGGTGAAAGCTGGCAGATTGGCTGCCCATTCTGATGAGAGGAGGTGGTGATGCAGTGGTGATGGTGGGGGGCTCcaagacacgcacacacacacagtgaatgggtggaaagaaagagagagaggtaaAATAGAGCTGATTGTTAGAGTAGCTCCTGATCAGCCACAACTGcaggagaacagagagaggcacTGTTAGGATACACacactacacaaacacacacacatacatactgtACAAAGACGCACTGTACAACGCTCACATATATGTTACCCAGAAATCTACACACGCTCACCCTCGCGCCATGTAATGAGTGAGGGGGAGAGCAGCATGTGACTGAATAGCAGGTTTCACATCTGTAGGTGGACTTGGCTGCCTGATCTCAGATCAGCCACTCTGTGGAAGTCTGTACAAGTGCTGCAGGATGAGCATTTACCTTAACATCATTTGAAAGGCTGCTACAGGTGTTTGAGACAGGGGTGCACTGGCCACCCCCACTCCATACTGAGAGAGCGAATTCGGATTTCAAAATCTTATTTGCTTTCATGTACCTATTTTCAGTGATATTAACTTTAATAGCAGGAAATTAACTAGGCATataattcttttctttctctcttataTAACTTATATTTGACAATAACATAATAAAACCGCTGATTCTCTTTTTGTTGTGCCATCCCAATATTTttaatgcccccccccccccatacaGCCACTCCTGTGAAAAAAATCTGGAGGCGTCCCTGACCAGAAGGTGGCAGTAACTTACTCTGCGGTGGACGAAAGCACACCGGAAACGGAAACTACATGCTATCCGCCTCATTTTTGGCTGCAGTCTGACTGAAATATCCAGCACGGAGGCACAAGTCACCTAACTGAAGcagtaaattattaaaaaagtaGCAATGGCACTTGAATCGCGGATCACACAGgaggaaataaagaaagaacCAGAGAAGCCAATTGACAGAGAAAAGGTAACCAGCGAATTTTGATTCGCGTGCTGTTTTTGTTATTAGCTCCGAGCTAACCTGAGTTAGCCCTGAAAGCTAACTGGTCACTTTGATGCAGACTGGCTGATGTTTGCTCAGAACTGTCGCAGTTTTAGGGGTAAAAATGGATAAAGCTgcatttgtgctttgttttcagGATATGCAGCGTTAATGCTCAGAGAGTCACCAGTTTGGATACAAAGTGTGCTAATGAGCAACGGCGTGTGAGCTAAAATTCAGTTCGATAGCATCCAGCGGCACTGTTGCATATATCATGTTAACCTGATATAATTTTGCAGCTGATTAGTAACTTTTTGCTTAGTGTTTACTTCGTAaaatggtaaaaagaaaaaaagaaaagctataTTTGAATCGTAATTCACAGCTGGCAAAAGCACGAGacatttttcccccttttttaagCTAGAATACCTTTAAGGTCTTTATCGAAATCCTGGCGTTTTGAAATGTGCCTATACGCAAATGCAAGCCAAAGCATTAATTTAGCTCAGTTGTCCGGTTAGATTTAGATTCAAGAATTTCAGTGATGTCTTACTATCAGTTTACTTTTGTAGCATTTtgagtaaaacaaataaaatagctCTGCAGTTTAAAGTTAGATTTGTAGGCAAAAGTTCAGAAATTAGCAATCAGGGAAACATTGTGACGTGCGTAAAATAATCGGTCAGTAAAATGTGAATCCAAAGGCTCTAATGCGTCTCTTTCATATCTTTAGAACAGTCTGCTTGCACCAGtttacacaaaatgaaaacGCATTGATCTTATTACTGGTGTGTAAACAAGCCTGTGCCTCGATCACCATAGATTtcctttgctttctttcttcatTGAGATTGGGAAGTAGATCTTACATCTTTCAAGGCAGACTTATGAGATGGATGTCAAAGCTTTCACTTAATTTAACCTTGTAGTAAAATAATTTTGAGTGCGGTCCACATTTCCATTAGCTGGCTTCACATACTGTGACATTGGTAGTGAGAGTTTATACAGTGTTCCTATCAACTGGAAAGTAAACCTGTATAGCTTTACTGTCAGTTATTCACTGTGTAAAAAACACAGTGGTAGATGGGAGCAGCTACAAAGTTGCTTTTCTTCACGTTAGAGTTTGTGGATCAGGTGGCTGGATGATGGGCTTTTCTCAGTGTTTTCCCAGTAAAGATTTTAATGGTGAATTTACAGGAACAAGcttaaactttatttacatgTATATTTCTCTCATCGTCTTAAGAGAGAGTTTTATAGCTTCTGCTAAACCACTACGCAAGACCAGCAACAGAAACAAAGTGGTAGTTCATCCATGTGAGAGAGAGCAGTGAAGTATGGGGCTGTGGCATACCATACATGGTGGTggaaaactgcaaaataaaagcgGAGAAGTGCACAGATGGACTCGCCGTATCAGGTTCTGTTACTTTGTGCAGGGTTCCTtgttaatcatttaaaaaatcacAGAGAATACACACCTGAATTATTtgaaatcaatatttttttatatctcTTATGAATCAGatgttttcattgtgtttcttCCATTGTAAACTGAATTTGTTcagtaatattattattatgtttcttTGCTGCAGACCTGCCCCCTTCTGCTGCGAGTCTTCACCACCAACAGTGGGAGACACCACAGAGTTGATGAATTTGCTCGAGGAAATGTCCCTTCCAGCGAACTGCAGATATACACTTGGTAAGATCACAGATGtctcactgttttttttgtttgtttgtttttttgtgagtgTGTTGGCCGGAGTTGAGGATTCGCCAGTGTTTTAAGCTAAGTTtgtaaaacaacagaaacataGTGTTATGATGCTCTTCGGGGTTGGATAATTTTCTCAAGTCAGTGCTcctggccatctccctgtagcATCGGTGATCAGTGATAGCATTGTTGCTGTGGCGACAGAGGACGTTGATTGATTTGGTTGATTTGGCAGCCGTGGTTAACATAATTGGAAGCACATCGGCTAAATAGTTAAAAGAGgactaaataaaaacattggCAGGCCCTTTTTAAAGTTCGAGCTATAGTTCTCATGTATCGTCcagtttgtttctgttgttgcCACAATGGAGAGTAATTCTTCAGATTAGCAATAGGTGGATCTCAGCTTCCCAATTCCAATTaaagtcaaaaacacaaaaactacaGGAGAGGAGCAAAAGTTCTAtgccagctgttttattgaacaGTGTAGCTCagcaaaacagaaggaaaagcaAAGCTCCCCTAGGGTGTTCGCAGTAAGCGCATGCAGGTAGGGACCAACCCCACGGACAGACAGCAGGAAAAAGCCCAGAGGGCTGTCCCCGGCCCCCTTTTAAAGGTACCAGTAGTCCCACCTCCTGCTGCTGAGTAACTTTCCCACGCACCCAGGAGCAGCAGGTGCAGGGTCAAATGCCGGCCAGAGTTCACACCTGGCGCTGGCTGAGCGCCCGGTCCAAAGTGACACCCCTAGGTTAACCCTTTGCTTTACCCTCTGACAATAGGTCACaacatggtcaaaggtcacacattagtaCAGCAAATAGCATAGTTTTTAAAAGATAATTATGAtattaatgtgaataatacttgGCCTAactacatcaaatatatgagttAAATgcataacataaaaataaaacactccagtgtaggtttatagtgtgtgtgtgtgtgtgtgtgtacaggacAGTGAAGATATGCCTCATGAGTGTGCTGCATGacttgtgggtgtgtgtgtgtgtttgtgtgtgtcaccGCGTGCCTAAAACCCCACATGAAAGTTAGAATATATATATTCAGATAGATATATAGGTACAAATCCACCACATTAGATATATAAGTATACATGTCATACAAAAATCCACTACATTTCCTCTGTGTCATATCCCACCTGTCTCTGGCTCTCTTTTCATATACGGTGGAGTTTTTCCACAGACAAAAAGGACATTGTGAAAAAGTTAAGGAGATAAGGGccttgttttttggttttttgtttttttttgtttttttgtttttttgggggggaataAGGACACTGGAGCTGGTCTCtgattgtgtgtatgtgtttcagGATGGATGCTACACTAAAAGAGCTGACTAGCTTGGTGAAGGAGGTATATCCAGAGGCCAGGAAAAAGGGGACCTACTTTAGCTTTGCCATTGTCTACCCTGATCCCAGAGGGAAGATGTACAAGTGAGTATCACACCAAAGACTGCGCTCATTGGATTCACGTAGCTAAAGATTGTGGTGAGCTATGTATATTGCGTCTTTAATAACCTCTCTTCTCCCACCTCCTTCAGGTTGAAAGAGATTGGCAGTACTGTGTCTGGCAGAAAAGGTGCAGATGACTCAATGACACTGCAGTCTCAGCGCTTCCAGATTGGAGACTATCTGGATATAGCCATCACACCACCCAACAGAGCACCGCCCCTTGGCACACGCATGAGGCCATTCTGAaaatacacatgcacaaaccAAGACCTTCTGtattttgtcttcttttcatCATCTTGGATGATTTTGACTCAGTTTTTTTTAGAGTGTGATCTGTAATAAAATTGtcccttttttttccaaagtctGAATAGTTTCTTTTGTGTCACTGTGAGATGATTATTGAACTTGTTAAACTAGCAAAGAAACAGAAGTGAAGCAGGGAGATCGCCTCTTCCTTGAATGCTGTATTAATTTCCAGGATTGGAAATGTAGCCATTTACTGAATTCACATTATTTGGCTTCCTTTGTATTTGTAAtctataatattaaaattaactgaattgcattttaattaaaaacatgaataaatattacaaattaagtgcaaaaaaaaattttaatgcCAAAAAGTGCATATTCAATATTCACAGTACCCACAAATCACCAATATCAAATGAGTCCAAGCTACATGTAACAAGAACTGCTTGAtcaaaatgttcttttcttttgaatGCAAATCTATAGTGAAAGATCGATGAGAAAAACATGGTCACCATTCGTTTAATTTTGTATAAACGAATTTAAAAGTGTTCAAATCAAGCTACTCTATTAAAAATAACCAACTATAGCTAATCCAAGTACAGATTTCCCCGATCTAGGCTTACTATAATTATTttgtaattgttttattttattagtttacTCTTGTTAATGTCTGGGGTAGTCAGTGTGGGAAACGTTTTATTTTGATAGCTATAAGAGGAAGTTGTACCCTCTCCGTCAGCGCATGCGCGAAGCTACATACTGAAGGCTAGCAGAAAATCCAAGTGACTGTTAGCTAAAGAAACTATTTGGTTTCTGTATTAAACACGGGGTGAAATGTTTCGGAGAAAACTGGGCGCTCTGGATTATCACAACCCCGACGGCTTTGACTGCACAGGTAAGAATAaacttatgaaatagcagttcGGTTGGTCAGTTGAGTTGAACGTGGAGCCGGCTAACGTGTCCTGTCTGTATGGAGACAGAGAGCTGCCCGATTAATAACGTAGAATATGTATGTTCAGTGTGAGACAAACGTGTATCTTTATGAAAAAAGCAATGTACAAGCTGCTTGTGTTCGACACTATTATTAATTTTAGCTAGTTTTGACTATAGGTTGTTTGCATTTTACAcgcaataaacacacacactcgggCTTGATTAGTAGGCTGCAGATATCAGCTTGCCACAGTCATACCAGTGAGTTCAAACGCTTCCTGGTGCCAAAGTAAACAATTTGCGTCCTGTAGTGAGTGATTCAGCAGATGTGGTCTTGGAACCTcggttttatttattcactccttCACTTACTGGCCATGTGTAGCTGCTGATGTGTTGTTATAGGTATTGTCTCATTTCTCGTCAGATGAGACACAGTTTAGGAACTGCATTGTGTGGCTGGAGGACCAGAAGATTCGACATTATAAAATCGAAGACAGAGGTAACCTGAGGAACATCCCCAGCTCAGAGTGGCCCAAAGCCTACCAAAAGGTAAGACTGCTGGATCATCTGAA
Coding sequences within:
- the sap18 gene encoding histone deacetylase complex subunit SAP18, whose amino-acid sequence is MALESRITQEEIKKEPEKPIDREKTCPLLLRVFTTNSGRHHRVDEFARGNVPSSELQIYTWMDATLKELTSLVKEVYPEARKKGTYFSFAIVYPDPRGKMYKLKEIGSTVSGRKGADDSMTLQSQRFQIGDYLDIAITPPNRAPPLGTRMRPF